TTCGGAATATGAAGAAAGCGCGGACGACGGCAGCCCGTACGAAAAGTCGATAAGCGGGAAGGACGAGGCCACGGGCGAATACAGAAAGCCCGTTTTCCCTTACGTCCTCAAGGACGTCCTCGCCCAAAACCCGGCGGACACCGGGGGCATGTACGGCCGGCTCATCACGGCGACGCCGTTCGGCAACTCGCTGACGAAGGACTTCGCCGTCGCGGCAGTCGAGGGGGCGGGGCTCGGGAAGGACGGGGTCACGGACTTCCTCGCGGTCAGCTTCTCTTCGACCGACATAATCGGCCACTACTACGGCCCGAGATCCGTCGAAGTCGAGGACACGTACCTCAGGCTCGACCGCGACATCGCGGCCCTCCTGGAGTCGCTCGACAGGCTCGTCGGCGAGGGGAACTACCTCGTATTCCTGACGGCCGATCACGGCGTCGTAGACGTGCCGCTCTCGCTCGAGGACGCAGGCGTCCCTGCCGGATACTTCACTGAAGACGACGAGCTGATAACGATGCTGAACGCGCACCTCGCGAAGGTATACGGCCCGGCGGGCGGAAAGCTCGTCCTCGCCTATAGCAACCAGCAGGTCTATCTCGACCGCGACCTGATACGCTCGAAGCTCCGGGCGGGCGTCGCCGACGTGGAGCGCGAAACGGCGGACTTCCTGCTCACGCTCCCCGGGGTCGCAGACGCCGTCACGGCTACGGAGCTCCGCGGCGCGGACTTCACGACGGGCCCGCGCGCCCTCGTCGAGAACGGCTACAACATGAAGCGTTCGGGCGACGTCGCCGTCGTAATGGAGCCCGCGTGGATTGAGTACAAGGCCCGCTACGGCAAGAGGGGCACGACTCACGGCGCGCCGTACACCTACGACACGCACGTGCCGCTCGTATTCTACGGGTGGAAAATACGGCGCGGCTCTTCGATGCGTCCCGTCGGCATAACGGACGCCGCCCCGACAGTCTCGGCGCTCC
This Thermodesulfobacteriota bacterium DNA region includes the following protein-coding sequences:
- a CDS encoding alkaline phosphatase family protein; its protein translation is MRAILSILFILSAAGFFISCERTGDTAPSRTEPPPLATDGPSAKQPRPTLRPDGGNPENVPPRLVVGIVVDQMRYDFLTRFWDEYGDDGFKRLVGEGFSFGNARLDYVPTTTCPGHASIYTGAPPSVHGIIGNDWFDRDLGGEIYCAYDKTASLVGGGEGLGKVTGMRSPRKMLTTTVTDEIKLASGMQSIVIGISEKDRAAIMPAGHLGDAAYWLDAASGEWVTSTYYYRNDKNGEAPELPAWVKNFNSENSAEKYLARPGIDGEWNTLLDISEYEESADDGSPYEKSISGKDEATGEYRKPVFPYVLKDVLAQNPADTGGMYGRLITATPFGNSLTKDFAVAAVEGAGLGKDGVTDFLAVSFSSTDIIGHYYGPRSVEVEDTYLRLDRDIAALLESLDRLVGEGNYLVFLTADHGVVDVPLSLEDAGVPAGYFTEDDELITMLNAHLAKVYGPAGGKLVLAYSNQQVYLDRDLIRSKLRAGVADVERETADFLLTLPGVADAVTATELRGADFTTGPRALVENGYNMKRSGDVAVVMEPAWIEYKARYGKRGTTHGAPYTYDTHVPLVFYGWKIRRGSSMRPVGITDAAPTVSALLGVPFPNGATGQPLVELFQ